The following proteins are co-located in the Phocoena phocoena chromosome 1, mPhoPho1.1, whole genome shotgun sequence genome:
- the IVNS1ABP gene encoding influenza virus NS1A-binding protein, with amino-acid sequence MIPNGYLMFEDENFIESSVAKLNALRKSGQFCDVRLQVCGHEMLAHRAVLACCSPYLFEIFNNDSDPHRVSHVKFDDLNPEAVEVLLNYAYTAQLKADKELVKDVYSAAKKLKMDRVKQVCGDYLLSRMDITSCISYRNFASCMGDSRLLNKVDGYIQEHLLQISEEEEFLKLPRLKLEVMLEDNVCLPSNGKLYTKVINWVQRSIWENGDSLEELMDEVQTLYYSADHKLLDGNLLAGQAEVFGSDDDHIQFVQKKPPRENGHKQISSSSIGCLSSPNATIQSPKHEWKIVASEKTSNNTYLCLAVLDGIFCVIFLHGRNSPQSSPTSTPKLIKSLSFEMQPDELIEKPMSPMQYARSGLGTAEMNGKLIAAGGYNREECLRTVECYDPHTDHWSFLAPMRTPRARFQMAVLMGQLYVVGGSNGHSDDLRCGEMYDPNIDDWTPIPELRTNRCNAGVCALNGKLYIVGGSDPYGQKGLKNCDVFDPITKSWTSCAPLNIRRHQSAVCELGGYLYIIGGAESWNCLNTVERYNPENNTWTLIASMNVARRGAGVAVLGGKLFVGGGFDGSHAISCVEMYDPTRNEWKMMGNMTSPRSNAGIATVGNTIYAVGGFDGNEFLNTVEVYNLESNEWSPYTKIFQF; translated from the exons atgattCCCAATGGATATTTAATGTTTGAAGACGAAAATTTCATTGAGTCTTCTGTTGCCAAATTAAATGCCCTGAGGAAAAGTGGCCAGTTCTGTGATGTTCGACTTCAG GTCTGTGGCCATGAGATGTTAGCACACAGAGCAGTCCTGGCTTGCTGCAGCCCCTATTTATTTGAAATCTTTAATAATGATAGTGATCCTCACCGAGTTTCTCATGTTAAGTTTGATGATCTCAATCCGGAAGCTGTTGAAGTCTTGTTGAATTATGCCTACACTGCTCA GTTGAAAGCCGATAAGGAATTAGTCAAAGACGTTTATTCTGCAGCAAAAAAGCTGAAGATGGACCGAGTAAAGCAG GTTTGTGGTGATTATTTACTATCTAGAATGGATATTACCAGCTGCATCTCTTACCGAAATTTTGCAAGTTGTATGGGAGACTCCCGTTTGTTGAATAAGGTTGATGGTTATATTCAGGAGCATTTGTTACAAATTTCAGAAGAGGAAGAGTTTCTTAAACTTCCACGGCTAAAG TTGGAGGTGATGCTGGAAGATAATGTTTGCTTGCCCAGCAATGGCAAACTGTACACAAAGGTAATCAACTGGGTGCAGCGTAGCATCTGGGAGAATGGAGACAGTCTGGAAGAGCTGATGGACGAG GTTCAGACCTTGTACTACTCAGCCGATCACAAGCTGCTTGATGGGAACCTACTAGCTGGACAGGCTGAGGTGTTTGGCAGTGATGATGACCACATTCAGTTTGTGCAG AAAAAGCCACCACGTGAGAATGGCCATAAGCAGATAAGTAGCAGTTCCATTGGATGTCTGTCTTCTCCAAATGCTACAATACAAAGCCCTAAGCACGAGTGGAAAATCGTTGCTTCGGAAAAGACTTCAA ATAACACTTACTTGTGCCTGGCTGTGCTGGATGGTATTTTCTGTGTCATTTTCCTTCATGGGCGAAACAGCCCACAGAGCTCACCAACAAGTACTCCAAAACTCATTAAAAGTTTAAGCTTTGAGATGCAACCAGATGAGTTAATAGAAAAGCCCATGTCTCCTATGCAGTACGCACGATCTGGTCTGGGGACAGCAGAGATGAATGGCAAACTCATAGCTGCAG GTGGCTATAACAGAGAGGAGTGTCTTCGAACAGTTGAATGCTATGATCCACATACAGATCATTGGTCCTTTCTTGCTCCCATGAGGACACCAAGAGCCCGATTTCAAATGGCCGTACTCATG GGCCAGCTCTATGTGGTGGGTGGATCAAATGGCCACTCAGATGACCTGAGATGTGGAGAGATGTATGATCCAAACATAGATGACTGGACTCCTATTCCAGAATTGAGAACTAATCGTTGTAATGCAG GAGTGTGTGCTCTGAATGGGAAATTATACATCGTTGGTGGCTCAGATCCATATGGTCAAAAAGGACTGAAAAATTGTGATGTATTTGATCCTATAACAAAGTCATGGACAAGCTGTGCTCCTCTTAACATTc GTAGACACCAGTCTGCAGTCTGTGAGCTTGGTGGTTATTTGTACATAATTGGAGGCGCAGAGTCTTGGAATTGTCTGAACACAGTAGAACGTTATAATCCTGAAAATAACACCTGGACTTTAATTGCATCCATGAATGTGGCTAGGCGAGGAGCTGGAGTGGCTGTTCTCGGCG gaaaactgTTTGTAGGTGGTGGCTTTGATGGTTCTCATGCCATCAGTTGTGTGGAGATGTATGATCCAACTAGAAATGAATGGAAGATGATGGGAAACATGACTTCACCAAGGAGCAATGCTGGGATTGCAACTGTAGGGAACACTATTTATGCAGTGGGAGGATTTGATGGCAATGAGTTTCTGAATACGGTGGAAGTCTATAACCTTGAGTCAAATGAGTGGAGCCCCTATACCAAGATTTTCcagttttaa